Proteins encoded in a region of the Flavobacteriaceae bacterium HL-DH10 genome:
- the ald gene encoding alanine dehydrogenase, with translation MKIGVPIEIKNNENRVGMTPSGVFELTKRNHEVYVQKNAGFNSGFLDEDYTEAGATILDTIEAVYDVADMIVKVKEPIEEEYHLIKSNQVVFTYFHFASSEPLTYAMIKSNAVCIAYETVEDADGTLPLLIPMSEVAGRMSIQQGAKFLEKPIMGRGILLGGIPGVPPAKVLILGAGVVGLQAARMASGLGASVHILDINMKQLRYVSDVMPNNVVSEFSSEYNIRKHIVDSDLIIGGVLIKGAKAPKLITRDMLKDMRPGTVMVDVAVDQGGCFETTKPTTHQDPTYIVDEVVHYSVANMPGAVPYTSTMGLTNVTLPYVIKLANQGWEEACKHSPSLEKGLNIVNGKIVYKEIAEAFDLEYAEA, from the coding sequence ATGAAAATTGGAGTTCCTATTGAAATAAAAAATAACGAGAATAGAGTAGGTATGACTCCTTCAGGAGTGTTTGAGCTTACTAAAAGAAATCATGAAGTTTACGTGCAAAAAAATGCAGGTTTTAATAGTGGTTTTTTAGATGAAGATTATACAGAAGCAGGAGCAACTATTCTTGACACCATTGAAGCAGTTTATGATGTTGCCGATATGATTGTTAAAGTAAAAGAGCCTATTGAAGAAGAATATCATTTAATTAAGTCAAATCAAGTTGTTTTTACATATTTTCATTTTGCATCAAGCGAACCTCTTACATATGCTATGATAAAAAGTAATGCGGTATGTATTGCTTATGAAACGGTTGAAGATGCGGATGGTACCTTACCATTATTAATTCCAATGTCTGAGGTGGCAGGAAGAATGTCAATTCAACAAGGTGCGAAATTTTTAGAGAAACCCATTATGGGACGTGGTATTTTATTAGGTGGGATACCAGGTGTGCCTCCAGCAAAAGTGTTGATTTTAGGAGCGGGCGTTGTAGGACTTCAGGCTGCTCGTATGGCATCAGGGTTAGGTGCTAGTGTACATATTTTAGATATTAATATGAAGCAATTACGTTACGTAAGTGATGTGATGCCTAATAACGTTGTTAGTGAATTTTCTAGTGAATATAACATCAGAAAACATATAGTAGACTCCGATTTAATTATTGGTGGTGTATTGATAAAAGGAGCAAAAGCACCAAAATTAATTACCCGAGATATGCTTAAAGACATGCGCCCAGGAACCGTAATGGTTGATGTAGCTGTAGATCAAGGAGGTTGTTTTGAAACCACTAAACCAACAACACATCAAGATCCAACGTATATTGTAGATGAGGTGGTGCATTATTCTGTTGCCAATATGCCAGGAGCAGTACCTTATACCTCCACTATGGGATTAACTAATGTAACTTTACCTTATGTTATTAAATTAGCCAATCAAGGTTGGGAAGAAGCATGTAAACATAGTCCGTCTTTAGAAAAAGGATTGAATATTGTTAATGGTAAAATTGTTTATAAAGAAATAGCTGAGGCATTCGATTTAGAATATGCTGAAGCATAA
- a CDS encoding SemiSWEET transporter, translating into MEIIGFVAAILTTAAFLPQVYKTWKTKDVSGLSLPMLAIFFVGVLGWLIYGVLKESPSMIFANSITIISSFLLLFFKIKYQKN; encoded by the coding sequence ATGGAAATCATCGGATTTGTCGCAGCTATTTTAACAACTGCAGCTTTTTTACCTCAGGTTTATAAAACTTGGAAAACCAAAGACGTTTCGGGTCTGTCTTTACCCATGCTAGCTATTTTTTTTGTTGGTGTTTTGGGGTGGTTAATTTATGGGGTTTTAAAGGAAAGTCCATCTATGATTTTTGCTAATAGTATCACCATTATTTCTTCCTTTTTATTGCTTTTCTTCAAAATAAAATATCAGAAGAACTAG
- a CDS encoding DMT family transporter, with protein sequence MINNTTKAHLALLGANTIYGANYIIAKGIMPDKIGPSAFVFIRLSCCVILFWIIKLLFVNEKVEKKDLFKLALCGLFGGALNQMLFFHGINLTSPIDASIIQTATPVLVLIFSIIILKERITKNKVIGISLAGVGAIFLILYGNKVQGTSSFLGNLFVFLNACSYGLYLVIAKTLMKKYNAITVISWIFLFGFLYAFPFGVNDFLSTDFKEFTVNTYLTIAYVVLFTTFLAYLFNIYALKHLAPSVTSSYVYLQPVVSFIMVSALAYIFMQEEYAQDINLIKILSCVVVASGVYIISKPEKKINLKQY encoded by the coding sequence TTGATTAATAATACAACCAAAGCACATTTAGCTTTATTAGGCGCTAACACTATTTATGGCGCTAATTATATTATAGCCAAAGGTATTATGCCAGATAAAATTGGACCATCGGCATTTGTATTTATTAGACTTTCTTGCTGTGTCATCTTATTTTGGATTATAAAACTTCTATTTGTTAATGAGAAAGTAGAAAAAAAAGACCTCTTTAAACTTGCGCTTTGCGGATTATTTGGAGGTGCCTTAAACCAAATGCTGTTTTTTCATGGCATAAACTTAACATCGCCCATAGATGCCTCAATAATTCAAACTGCAACTCCTGTATTAGTTTTAATTTTTAGCATTATCATTTTAAAAGAACGGATTACAAAAAATAAAGTTATAGGAATTTCTTTGGCTGGGGTTGGCGCTATATTTTTAATTCTTTATGGAAACAAAGTACAGGGAACCAGTTCTTTTTTAGGCAATCTATTTGTATTTTTAAATGCTTGTAGCTATGGGTTATATCTCGTAATTGCTAAAACCTTAATGAAAAAATATAATGCTATTACCGTTATTAGCTGGATATTTTTATTTGGATTTCTTTACGCTTTCCCTTTTGGGGTTAATGATTTTTTAAGTACAGACTTTAAAGAATTTACAGTTAACACCTATTTAACTATAGCTTATGTCGTTTTATTTACAACATTTTTAGCGTACCTATTTAACATTTATGCGCTTAAACACTTAGCACCCTCTGTAACTAGTAGCTATGTTTATTTACAGCCAGTAGTTAGCTTTATCATGGTTAGTGCACTCGCATATATCTTTATGCAAGAGGAATATGCACAAGATATTAATCTTATAAAAATATTAAGTTGTGTTGTTGTTGCAAGTGGTGTTTATATAATAAGTAAACCAGAAAAAAAAATCAATTTAAAACAATATTGA
- a CDS encoding permease-like cell division protein FtsX, which translates to MSSSFEKHQKRRLISSYFSVVLSIALVLFLLGLLGMLVLNAKKVSDHFKEQVVLTIYLKDSAKEVETKQLEKSLAMSDYVKSTEYISKEQAAESMKAENGEDFMDFVGYNPLQNSIDVHLKADFVTSEQLEKISTEATSKNFVDEVAYDNDLVNLMNDNVKKISFWVLVISGIFTLIAVLLINSSIRLAVYSKRFTIKTMQMVGATKQFIRRPFVWKSVRLGIIGAVLALIGMAIVLYYLNKTFTELELLSNPILISMLFAFIFALGIIITWISTHFATQRFLNLKTDDLYY; encoded by the coding sequence ATGAGCTCATCATTTGAAAAACATCAAAAACGCAGACTTATTTCATCTTACTTTTCGGTCGTATTAAGTATTGCTTTGGTATTGTTTTTATTAGGATTACTAGGCATGCTCGTTTTAAATGCAAAAAAAGTATCCGATCATTTTAAGGAACAAGTTGTTCTTACTATATATTTAAAAGACTCGGCAAAAGAGGTTGAAACAAAACAGCTTGAAAAAAGTTTAGCCATGTCTGATTATGTAAAATCCACCGAATACATCTCAAAAGAGCAAGCAGCCGAATCAATGAAAGCTGAAAACGGCGAAGATTTTATGGATTTTGTAGGTTATAATCCCTTACAAAATTCTATCGACGTTCATTTAAAAGCTGACTTTGTAACTTCGGAACAACTTGAAAAAATTTCAACAGAAGCAACCTCTAAAAACTTCGTAGATGAAGTAGCTTATGATAACGACTTGGTTAATTTAATGAACGATAACGTTAAAAAAATAAGTTTCTGGGTACTGGTTATAAGCGGTATTTTCACCTTAATTGCTGTATTACTTATAAATAGTTCCATAAGATTGGCCGTTTACTCCAAACGATTTACCATAAAAACCATGCAAATGGTAGGCGCTACAAAACAATTTATTCGTCGCCCCTTTGTCTGGAAAAGTGTGCGTTTAGGTATTATTGGTGCTGTTTTAGCTTTAATAGGAATGGCTATTGTTTTATATTATTTAAACAAAACATTTACCGAATTAGAGTTACTAAGTAATCCCATATTAATAAGCATGTTGTTTGCTTTCATATTTGCTTTAGGCATTATCATTACTTGGATTAGCACCCATTTTGCTACCCAACGTTTTTTAAATTTAAAAACAGACGACCTTTATTATTAG
- a CDS encoding DUF3098 domain-containing protein: protein MGEKKQKDATKPVFVFGKKNYKFMFIGLACIALGFILMSGGGSDDPNVFNPEIFSWRRIRLAPMLILTGFGIQVYAILLNPDKK from the coding sequence ATGGGAGAAAAAAAACAAAAAGACGCTACAAAACCTGTTTTTGTATTCGGAAAGAAAAACTATAAATTCATGTTTATAGGCTTAGCATGTATTGCCTTAGGATTTATATTAATGTCTGGTGGAGGTAGTGACGATCCTAATGTTTTTAATCCTGAAATTTTTAGCTGGAGACGTATTCGTTTAGCTCCAATGCTAATTCTTACTGGTTTTGGTATTCAAGTGTATGCCATTTTACTTAATCCTGATAAAAAGTAA
- a CDS encoding glycerate kinase: MKIVIAPDKFKNSLTGLQFCNAVEVGIKTILPNATILKLPLADGGDGTIDVVNHYLNGTIVKIQVNNPFFQPIEASYLYSENSKTAFIEMAEASGVKLLEPYEFDCKKATTLGTGEMILDAINKGATKIILGIGGSATNDCGIGMAVALGYRFLDKNREEIKPIGANLSQITSIDFAGVHPKLKSIQFQVACDVTNPLYGENGAAYVYGAQKGASQIDIEMLDKGLKDFSKIIKKTFGVEAQLVKGAGAAGGMGIASKVFLNGALESGIQLVKHLANFDAHIEDADWIITGEGKLDSQTFLGKTIQGVIASANAKNIRVATFCGAIDLDKNSIKKFGIDYSDAVLKHSKNLDDAMQNGFDYVKIMAAKFANTLS; encoded by the coding sequence ATGAAAATAGTAATAGCCCCAGATAAATTTAAAAACTCATTAACAGGATTACAATTTTGTAATGCTGTTGAGGTTGGTATTAAAACTATTTTACCAAATGCAACTATTTTAAAGTTGCCATTAGCTGATGGTGGTGATGGCACTATTGATGTGGTGAATCATTATTTGAATGGAACAATTGTAAAGATTCAAGTAAACAATCCGTTTTTTCAACCCATTGAAGCCTCGTATTTATATTCCGAAAATTCTAAAACAGCCTTTATAGAAATGGCTGAAGCTTCTGGTGTCAAGTTATTGGAGCCATATGAGTTTGATTGTAAAAAGGCAACTACTCTAGGGACAGGGGAAATGATTTTAGATGCCATTAATAAAGGTGCCACAAAAATTATTTTGGGTATTGGAGGAAGTGCCACTAACGATTGCGGTATTGGAATGGCAGTTGCTTTAGGGTATCGTTTTTTAGATAAAAACAGAGAAGAGATAAAACCAATAGGGGCTAATCTGTCTCAAATTACTTCCATTGATTTTGCAGGTGTTCATCCTAAACTAAAAAGCATTCAATTTCAAGTGGCTTGTGATGTTACAAATCCTTTATACGGAGAAAATGGTGCGGCCTATGTGTATGGTGCTCAAAAAGGAGCATCGCAAATAGACATCGAAATGCTAGATAAAGGCTTAAAAGATTTTTCTAAAATTATTAAAAAGACTTTTGGTGTGGAAGCTCAATTAGTTAAAGGTGCAGGCGCAGCTGGAGGAATGGGAATAGCGTCAAAAGTTTTTTTAAATGGTGCTTTAGAATCGGGGATTCAGTTAGTAAAGCATCTTGCCAATTTTGATGCACATATAGAAGATGCCGATTGGATTATTACTGGTGAAGGTAAATTAGATTCTCAAACTTTTTTAGGAAAAACGATTCAAGGTGTTATTGCTTCCGCGAACGCTAAAAATATTAGAGTTGCTACTTTTTGTGGTGCTATAGATTTAGATAAAAATAGTATTAAGAAATTTGGAATAGATTATTCTGATGCCGTATTAAAACATTCAAAAAACTTAGATGATGCTATGCAGAATGGGTTTGATTATGTAAAAATAATGGCAGCAAAGTTTGCTAATACATTAAGTTGA
- a CDS encoding sodium/solute symporter (Members of the Solute:Sodium Symporter (SSS), TC 2.A.21 as described in tcdb.org, catalyze solute:Na+ symport. Known solutes for members of the family include sugars, amino acids, nucleosides, inositols, vitamins, urea or anions, depending on the system.), with protein MNWLDYSIIIFYIIFFLGMGFFFKDNKDSKDYFLGGKSMGWFPLSLSTMATQLSAISFISAPAFVGLKLGGGMKWLTFEFAVPLAMIFIMIVIIPPLFRSGVVSIYEFVEKRFSTSTRLILSIVFQISRALGTGVMVYTIAIILQAVLDIDFVYTILIISVITIIYSWQGGMKAVVWGDAIQMIILFVGLIICLYFGWSLLQEHGGLAEGFSPERLQVIDYNLGIGEGNEYGLLPMIIGGFFLYASYYGCDQTQAQRLLSAKNEKTIRTLLMANGLLRFPVVLIYCIMGLVIGGLITTAPGFLEEIAITTQKYFPNEYATHGVKADLMVPVFIMKYLPHGLIGILMVGILSAAMSSLSSTVNSLSAVTVEDFFNRGETKLSTKKYMFISKGSVVFWGLVCITSAFLFGGSKSAVIEIINAIGSVFYGPVLVTFFLAFFSKKVNHIGMNAGIISAVLINLIFSKTIQEIFHIDLGIHIFWIWLNFTGVIIALVVAYLVSALTGKTEIKRISNFNVAIKKSDFMIREVYILVMFFVAILIFSYFLPSILS; from the coding sequence ATGAATTGGCTAGATTATAGTATAATAATATTTTACATCATTTTCTTTTTAGGAATGGGTTTTTTCTTTAAAGATAATAAAGACTCTAAAGATTATTTTTTAGGAGGTAAAAGCATGGGGTGGTTTCCTTTAAGTCTCTCTACAATGGCAACACAATTATCGGCCATAAGTTTTATATCAGCGCCAGCTTTTGTAGGTTTAAAATTAGGTGGAGGCATGAAATGGTTAACCTTTGAGTTTGCTGTTCCGCTTGCCATGATTTTTATAATGATAGTGATTATTCCTCCATTATTTAGGTCTGGAGTCGTTAGCATTTATGAGTTTGTAGAAAAACGATTTAGCACCTCTACGCGGTTAATTTTAAGTATCGTGTTTCAAATTAGTCGTGCTTTAGGAACTGGAGTAATGGTTTATACTATTGCTATTATTTTACAAGCTGTTTTAGATATAGATTTTGTATATACTATTTTAATTATAAGTGTTATTACTATTATTTATTCATGGCAAGGCGGTATGAAAGCTGTAGTTTGGGGAGATGCCATACAGATGATTATCTTATTTGTAGGGTTAATTATTTGCTTGTATTTTGGATGGAGTCTTTTACAAGAACATGGCGGTTTAGCAGAAGGTTTTTCTCCTGAAAGATTACAAGTTATAGACTATAATTTAGGAATAGGAGAAGGAAATGAATATGGTTTGTTACCAATGATTATAGGAGGCTTTTTTCTTTATGCATCCTACTATGGTTGCGACCAAACACAAGCGCAACGGTTATTATCTGCTAAAAATGAAAAAACAATTAGAACCCTTTTAATGGCTAACGGTCTTTTAAGGTTTCCTGTCGTTTTAATTTATTGTATCATGGGATTGGTTATTGGTGGTTTAATAACAACGGCACCAGGTTTTCTTGAAGAAATAGCCATCACAACTCAAAAATACTTTCCTAACGAGTATGCTACTCATGGAGTTAAAGCAGATTTAATGGTTCCTGTTTTTATAATGAAATATTTACCACACGGTCTAATAGGTATTTTAATGGTTGGTATTTTATCTGCGGCTATGTCATCTTTAAGTTCAACGGTTAATTCCTTATCTGCTGTAACGGTTGAAGATTTCTTTAACCGAGGAGAAACAAAATTGAGTACAAAAAAATACATGTTTATTTCGAAAGGGTCCGTGGTGTTTTGGGGATTGGTATGCATTACTAGTGCCTTTCTTTTTGGAGGAAGCAAAAGTGCGGTTATAGAGATTATTAATGCTATTGGTTCTGTGTTTTATGGTCCCGTTTTGGTTACTTTCTTTTTAGCATTCTTTTCAAAAAAAGTAAATCATATAGGAATGAACGCAGGCATTATTTCAGCGGTACTTATTAATTTAATATTTTCAAAAACTATTCAAGAGATTTTTCATATAGACTTAGGAATTCATATTTTCTGGATTTGGCTTAATTTCACGGGTGTAATAATAGCTTTAGTTGTAGCATACCTTGTCAGTGCATTAACGGGTAAAACAGAAATAAAAAGAATATCAAATTTTAATGTAGCTATTAAAAAATCAGACTTTATGATAAGAGAAGTTTATATTCTTGTCATGTTTTTTGTGGCTATATTAATTTTTAGTTATTTTCTTCCATCTATTTTAAGTTAA
- a CDS encoding trehalase family glycosidase: MKELQKKAREVLNNNWKDRFSIPCANLYPFQWFWDSGLIAIGFAHFDMQKAEAEINTLLDAQWGNGFIPHIIFHTESDSYFPGPDFHCSNLHPEASKKYKSTGMTQPPVTGFVLENLYRISSDKKATLKFIETVIDKVYFNHEYFYKNRDPQDEGLIYIYHNWESGTDNSPIWDDIWKTMNSPEYTFERRDTTHVDASERPSKREYDHYLYIIEIAKENNYSDEKIAELSPFLVQDPLFNSVLIKSNESLIALYKLMGNNEDKIAQLQKWQTKSIKSFNDKLFDEELGAYIHYDLRNEKPIRYISSSSFSPWFANIPNKERAASMVKVMLDKFGGEHQYLCASFDPTSERFSPKKYWRGPVWINLNWILYNGLKQYGYNDIAERVKQDTISIIEKNGFYEYFDSRKEIHEHGNAGYGGNNFSWSAALLIDLLNS; this comes from the coding sequence ATGAAAGAATTACAAAAAAAAGCTAGAGAAGTTCTTAATAACAATTGGAAGGATCGTTTTAGTATTCCTTGTGCAAACTTATACCCATTCCAATGGTTTTGGGATTCTGGTTTAATTGCCATAGGTTTTGCGCATTTTGATATGCAAAAGGCCGAAGCCGAAATAAATACCTTGTTAGATGCGCAATGGGGAAATGGATTTATACCACATATCATTTTTCATACCGAAAGTGATAGTTATTTTCCGGGGCCTGATTTTCATTGTTCAAATTTACACCCTGAAGCTTCAAAAAAGTATAAATCTACTGGCATGACACAACCTCCTGTAACGGGATTTGTTTTAGAAAATTTATATAGAATTAGTAGCGATAAAAAAGCAACTTTAAAGTTTATAGAAACGGTTATTGATAAGGTTTATTTTAATCATGAATATTTTTATAAAAATAGAGATCCTCAAGATGAAGGTTTAATATATATATACCATAATTGGGAATCTGGAACCGATAATTCACCTATTTGGGATGATATATGGAAAACTATGAATTCGCCAGAATATACTTTTGAGAGAAGAGATACAACTCATGTAGATGCTTCAGAAAGACCTTCAAAAAGAGAATATGATCATTATTTGTATATTATTGAAATAGCAAAGGAAAATAATTATAGCGATGAAAAAATAGCAGAATTATCTCCGTTTTTAGTGCAAGATCCTTTATTTAATTCTGTGCTAATAAAGTCTAACGAAAGCTTGATAGCATTATACAAGCTTATGGGAAATAATGAAGATAAAATTGCACAACTACAAAAATGGCAAACAAAAAGTATTAAATCATTTAACGATAAATTATTTGATGAAGAGTTAGGTGCTTATATTCATTATGATTTGCGAAATGAAAAACCAATCAGATATATATCTTCATCATCATTTTCTCCATGGTTTGCTAATATTCCTAACAAGGAAAGAGCAGCTTCAATGGTTAAAGTTATGCTGGATAAATTTGGTGGAGAACATCAATATTTATGTGCTTCTTTTGATCCAACAAGCGAACGATTTAGTCCTAAAAAATATTGGAGAGGCCCTGTGTGGATTAATCTTAACTGGATACTTTATAATGGTTTAAAACAATATGGATATAACGATATTGCAGAACGCGTAAAACAAGACACTATTAGTATTATTGAGAAAAATGGTTTTTACGAATATTTTGATTCAAGAAAAGAAATACATGAACATGGAAATGCAGGTTATGGCGGGAATAATTTTTCATGGAGCGCAGCTTTATTAATTGATTTATTAAATAGTTGA